A region of the Candidatus Deferrimicrobium sp. genome:
ACATCGGGAGGATTGCGTTCGGGCTTTGGGGGCACTCCCACCCTCACGATGGACGACGCCAAGGCCATCGGGAAGGAACTCCCCTCCGTGGCACTGGTATCCCCCTCCTCCCGCAGCAGCGGGCCGGTGGTCTACGGAAACCAGAACTGGAGCACGATCCTCCAGGGGGTTTCCCCCGAATATTTCGAGATGCGCGAATGGAAGACCATCGCGGGGAGATATTTCACCCAGCAGGAGATGGACGCGGCCGTGAAGGTCTGCCTGCTGGGCACAACCGTAGTCGAAAACCTGTTCGGCTCGGAGGACCCGGTGGGGAAGATCGTCCGTATCAAGCGCGCCCCCTTCACCGTGATCGGCGTGCTCGAATCGAAGGGCCAGTCACCGAACGGCCAGGACCAGGACGACACCGTGATCCTCCCCGTTACGACCCTGGTCAAGAAGCTCGCCGGCAGCGCTCACGCGGGGTCGATCGGCGTCGTCATGGTGCAGGCCGTCGATGGGGACCAGGTCAAGCAGGCGGAGCGGGATGTGACCTCCCTCCTCCGTCAACGCCACCGGATCGGCCAGGGGCAGGACGACGACTTCTCCGTGCGGAACCTGGCCGAAATGCTGGCCCTGGCCGAATCGGCCACGAGGATCATGAGCCTGCTGTTGGGCGGGATCGCCTCCGTGTCGCTTGTGGTCGGCGGCATCGGGATCATGAACATCATGCTGGTGTCGGTGACGGAGCGGACACGGGAGATCGGTATCCGGATGGCGATAGGAGCGAGGGAGCGCGACATCCTCTCCCAATTCCTGATCGAGGCGGTCCTGCTGGCCATCACGGGTGGAGCGATCGGGATCGTGCTGGGCGCGGCCGGGGCGGTCCTCATCTCCAGGCTCGCCGGATGGTCGACGCTGATCTCGCCGGCCGCCGCCCTCCTCGCCTTCGGCTTCTCCGCCGCGGTCGGCGTTTTCTTCGGTTTTTATCCGGCCCGCAAGGCGTCGCGGATGGACCCGATAGAGGCTCTCCGGTACGAGTAGGTAGCCTCTCTGCGAATCCGTCCCTGGCGGAGGACACTCCTTCCCAGCAGTGGGGGACACACCTTCCCTGCACCACGGGTTTACACCGGGTATGTCCCCCTTGGCAGGAATGTCCCCCTCTGTCACTCCGGCGGCGCGGGGAATCGCACGGTGATCGACGCGCGCACCGGCCCCTTTTCGCGGGAGGGACGGCGGGCGCTCACCCGGATTTCGGTCACCGGCCCGCTCGGGGGACGGCCGTAGGCGGCGCGGAAGTCGTCGCCGAGACGACGGGTTGAAGAGATCGTTTTCCCCACCTCTTCCGGTCCCGCGAGGACGAACACCGTCTCCTCCTCCCAAAGACGATACATCGATCCGACCGGGAGGCCGTTTCCCCACACATAGGTCAGGCGGATTCCGGACGGGGTGAACCCGTTCCACACCTGCTTCAGGAAGAGTTCCAGCCGTTTTCTCGCACCAAGTTTCAGCGAATCCTTCCCGAAGACAAACGTGACCGATGCCGGAAAGACCGCTTCTCCGGGCAGGTAATCGTTCCCCCGGACATTGACGTTGTCCGCGGAGAAGCGCAGCGCGGCGGGCGCCGGCTCCCAACGGCCGACATGCCGGTACAGGACACCCGTCCCGGGGGACATCGTCACCTCGACCGAGATTCCGTTGTCGGTTGCCCCGACGTGGCGTTCCGGAAGCGATTCACGCCGCCCTGCGGTAGATTCGTCCCATTTCCCCAGGCCCCCGCCCGCGGCGAAGACCCGCCCGGACGAGGCGAGCAGCGCGATGAGACCCAGGACGCACAGCGATATCCAACCGTGCTTACGCATCTTCGCCACGCTCCTCCACCCGGCGGAGAATTTCGTACCCGATCTCCGAGAGGCGATTCGTGAAGAGTGCGGCGCACGCTTCCGTCCGTTCGAACCGGTCGCCGCGGAACACCACCCGCACGCGGTACTCTCCCTCGCTCATCGGGTACGACCCGATGCCGATCTCCGGGAACTCCGTCATCGCCTCCTTCATGATGCCGGCGTAGGACGACTCCGGGGCCATCGAATAGAGGATGACGCGGCTCTTGCGGAGGCCGGAAACCATCGGCCTCACCCACTCGAACATCGCCTGGAGCATGCGCGGGACGCCGGGGAAGATCGCCATCCGGTCGATGAAGAAGCCGGGTGCGGGGGAGAGCGGGTTCGGGATCAGCGTCGCGCCTTTAGGAACCTGGGCCATCAGCATCCGGTATTCCGGGTTCGATCCCTTGTACGGGCGGGCTTCCAGCGCCGCCTTCGCCTCGGGATGCACGATCAACGGCACCCCGGCGACCTCGGCGACGGCGTCCCGGGTGATGTCGTCCGGCGTGGGGCCGATCCCCCCCGTCAGGACGAGGAGATCGACCTCCTCGCGGAACCGGCGCAGGTGCCGCACCACCACGGGGATATCGTCCGGGAGGATCGCGCACAGCGCCGTCTCCGCCCCCCACTTTGCCAGCAGTGGGATCATGTACGCGAGGTTCGCCTCCCGGATCTCTCCCTTCAGCACCTCGTCGCCGAGGATCACGATCCCCACTCTCGTCGCCATGCACCCCTCCCCGCTCGAATCCGATTATCTTACCCTGTGATGGGGGGAAAATCATTGACATCCCCTCAAACGAATCGTTACCGTGGGATACATTCCATCCGGAGCGCATCTTGAAAAAACCGGTCACGTACAGAACCGCAGGCGTCGACATCGACGAGGGGGAACGCCTGGTGCGCCGGATCCGGCCGATGGTCCGCACGACGCACCGCAAGGAGGTCCTTGGGGAGATCGGCTCGTTCGCGGGCTTCTTCCGCTTCCCTGCCCGGAAGTACCGGGATCCGGTCCTCGTCTCAGGCACCGACGGCGTGGGGACCAAGGTCAAGGTCGCCGCGGCGGCCGGGAAATTCGACACGGTTGGGATCGACCTCGTCGCCATGTGCGTCAACGACATCCTCGTCCACGGCGCAGAGCCGCTCTTTTTCCTCGACTACTACGCCACCGGGAAGCTTTCGGCCGAAGACGGGGCCCAGGTTGTCTCGGGGGTGGCGGAAGGGTGCCGGCAGGCAGGCTGCGCGCTGCTCGGGGGAGAGACCGCGGAGATGCCGTCGGTCTATGCCCGGGGAGAGTTCGACCTGGCGGGATTCGCGGTGGGAGCGGTGGACAGGGGCAGGATCATCGACGGCAACACCGTGCGCCCCGGCGACCTTCTCGTGGGGCTCTCCTCCTCCGGCCTCCACAGCAACGGGTACTCCCTGGCGAGGAAAGTCGTCTTCGACATTCTCCGAAAACGGATGGGTCAGCGCGTTCCCGAGTGGGGCGCGACGGTCGCTGAGGAGCTCCTGAGGCCCACCCGCGTCTACGTGCGCCCCGTCCTCTCCCTGCTCCGGAAGGTGAGGATCCTCGGCATGGCGCACATCACCGGCGGGGGGATCACCGGGAACGTCCCGCGTTCCCTGCCGGACGGCGTCACGGCGGTCGTCGACCGCGCCTCCTGGGAAGTCCCGCCCGTTTTCCGGACGATCTGCGCGGCGGCGCGCCTGCCCGACGACGAGGCGTTCCGCACCTTCAACATGGGGATCGGGATGGTGCTCATGCTGCGGCCCGGGGACGCGGACCGGTCGGTCGCCCATTTCCGACGCGCCGGTGTTCCGGCAACCGTGATCGGGGAGATCCGGCACAGTCGTCGCCGGGAGCCGAACGTGACCTTTTCCGGGG
Encoded here:
- a CDS encoding ABC transporter permease translates to MRSALTMLGMIIGVAAVIIMVAIGSGANERISAQIASVGSNLLLVLPGSTTSGGLRSGFGGTPTLTMDDAKAIGKELPSVALVSPSSRSSGPVVYGNQNWSTILQGVSPEYFEMREWKTIAGRYFTQQEMDAAVKVCLLGTTVVENLFGSEDPVGKIVRIKRAPFTVIGVLESKGQSPNGQDQDDTVILPVTTLVKKLAGSAHAGSIGVVMVQAVDGDQVKQAERDVTSLLRQRHRIGQGQDDDFSVRNLAEMLALAESATRIMSLLLGGIASVSLVVGGIGIMNIMLVSVTERTREIGIRMAIGARERDILSQFLIEAVLLAITGGAIGIVLGAAGAVLISRLAGWSTLISPAAALLAFGFSAAVGVFFGFYPARKASRMDPIEALRYE
- a CDS encoding DUF3047 domain-containing protein, whose protein sequence is MRKHGWISLCVLGLIALLASSGRVFAAGGGLGKWDESTAGRRESLPERHVGATDNGISVEVTMSPGTGVLYRHVGRWEPAPAALRFSADNVNVRGNDYLPGEAVFPASVTFVFGKDSLKLGARKRLELFLKQVWNGFTPSGIRLTYVWGNGLPVGSMYRLWEEETVFVLAGPEEVGKTISSTRRLGDDFRAAYGRPPSGPVTEIRVSARRPSREKGPVRASITVRFPAPPE
- a CDS encoding competence/damage-inducible protein A — translated: MATRVGIVILGDEVLKGEIREANLAYMIPLLAKWGAETALCAILPDDIPVVVRHLRRFREEVDLLVLTGGIGPTPDDITRDAVAEVAGVPLIVHPEAKAALEARPYKGSNPEYRMLMAQVPKGATLIPNPLSPAPGFFIDRMAIFPGVPRMLQAMFEWVRPMVSGLRKSRVILYSMAPESSYAGIMKEAMTEFPEIGIGSYPMSEGEYRVRVVFRGDRFERTEACAALFTNRLSEIGYEILRRVEERGEDA
- the purM gene encoding phosphoribosylformylglycinamidine cyclo-ligase; protein product: MLKKPVTYRTAGVDIDEGERLVRRIRPMVRTTHRKEVLGEIGSFAGFFRFPARKYRDPVLVSGTDGVGTKVKVAAAAGKFDTVGIDLVAMCVNDILVHGAEPLFFLDYYATGKLSAEDGAQVVSGVAEGCRQAGCALLGGETAEMPSVYARGEFDLAGFAVGAVDRGRIIDGNTVRPGDLLVGLSSSGLHSNGYSLARKVVFDILRKRMGQRVPEWGATVAEELLRPTRVYVRPVLSLLRKVRILGMAHITGGGITGNVPRSLPDGVTAVVDRASWEVPPVFRTICAAARLPDDEAFRTFNMGIGMVLMLRPGDADRSVAHFRRAGVPATVIGEIRHSRRREPNVTFSGGRR